One part of the Truepera radiovictrix DSM 17093 genome encodes these proteins:
- a CDS encoding V-type ATP synthase subunit D, whose product MAETIAPTRSNLLQRREQLKLANRGADLLKRKRDALIGEFFSLVQASLKARRALNQAGREAYFSLFLAKAWDGPEAVESLSLAARTGLDLDVKVENLFGVKVPQVQPPTFDRSLPFSPVGAGARTLEAASQFRALTEALVRVAATETRLRLVGEEIKKTSRRVNALEQIVIPGVAQQIKDIRSVLDQRALEEITVLKRIKAKLDAREEAEAQEGARTEGKAQRSGPPEATAQVG is encoded by the coding sequence ATGGCCGAAACGATCGCCCCGACCCGATCCAATCTGCTGCAGCGCCGCGAGCAGCTCAAGCTCGCCAACCGCGGCGCCGACCTCTTAAAGCGCAAACGTGACGCGCTCATCGGCGAGTTTTTTAGCCTCGTGCAGGCCTCTTTAAAGGCGCGCCGCGCGCTCAACCAAGCGGGCCGCGAGGCGTACTTTAGCCTGTTTCTCGCCAAAGCGTGGGACGGCCCCGAGGCGGTCGAGAGCCTCAGCCTCGCCGCTCGGACGGGGCTTGATCTTGACGTCAAGGTTGAAAACCTCTTCGGGGTCAAGGTGCCACAGGTGCAACCGCCGACCTTTGACCGTTCGCTCCCCTTTTCGCCCGTCGGGGCGGGGGCGCGTACGCTCGAGGCCGCCTCGCAGTTTCGGGCGCTCACCGAGGCGCTCGTCCGGGTCGCCGCGACCGAGACGCGCTTGCGCCTGGTTGGCGAGGAGATCAAAAAGACCTCGCGCCGCGTCAATGCGCTCGAGCAGATCGTCATCCCCGGGGTAGCGCAGCAGATCAAAGACATCCGCAGCGTTTTGGATCAGCGCGCGCTCGAAGAGATCACGGTGTTAAAGCGCATCAAGGCGAAGCTCGACGCCCGTGAGGAGGCCGAGGCGCAAGAAGGCGCGCGCACGGAGGGCAAGGCGCAGCGCTCGGGCCCGCCGGAAGCGACCGCGCAGGTGGGCTGA
- a CDS encoding V-type ATP synthase subunit B: MATKFLRKEYSEVSYVSGPLLFLENAPDLAYNAIVRIKDASGRERGGQVIEVSDKFTVLQVFEETSGIDLSATKVWLVEDVARLGVSREMIGRRFNGIGEPIDGLPEVVADKRLPIGGAPINPVARQKPEEFIQTGISTIDTLITLVRGQKLPIFSGSGLPANELAAQIARQAKVLGEGSEFAVVFAAMGVTQREITYFTQEFERTGALARSVLFLNKADDPAVERLLTPKMALTAAEYLAFEHDYHVLVILTDMTNYCEALREIGGAREEIPGRRGYPGYMYTDLASIYERAGVVEGRKGSVTQLPILTMPDDDVTHPIPDLTGYITEGQIYLARNLHSQGIYPPINPGPSLSRLMNNGIGKGKTRADHKNIADQLQSAYANGLDLRRLVAITGEDALSENDKLYLKFADAFEKHFINQGSEDRSIEQSLDIAWSILSMLPKSELTRLSRDQIDKYYGAKMDELWGARKGI; the protein is encoded by the coding sequence ATGGCAACCAAATTTTTGCGCAAAGAGTATAGCGAGGTCTCGTACGTTTCGGGCCCGCTGCTGTTTCTAGAGAACGCCCCCGACCTCGCCTACAACGCCATCGTGCGCATTAAAGACGCCTCCGGGCGCGAGCGCGGTGGTCAGGTGATCGAGGTTTCGGACAAATTTACCGTGCTGCAGGTGTTCGAGGAGACCTCGGGGATCGACCTCTCGGCGACGAAGGTGTGGCTGGTCGAGGACGTCGCCCGCTTGGGGGTCTCGCGCGAGATGATCGGGCGCCGCTTTAACGGCATCGGGGAGCCCATCGACGGCCTCCCCGAGGTGGTCGCCGACAAACGGCTGCCCATCGGCGGGGCGCCGATCAACCCGGTCGCCCGTCAGAAACCCGAGGAGTTCATCCAGACGGGCATCTCGACGATCGACACCCTGATTACCTTGGTGCGCGGGCAGAAGCTCCCCATCTTCTCGGGTTCGGGGCTGCCGGCCAACGAGCTCGCCGCGCAGATCGCGCGCCAAGCGAAGGTCTTAGGGGAGGGCTCCGAGTTCGCCGTGGTCTTTGCCGCGATGGGCGTCACCCAGCGCGAGATCACCTACTTCACCCAGGAGTTCGAGCGCACGGGTGCGCTGGCGCGTTCGGTGCTGTTTCTCAACAAAGCCGACGACCCCGCGGTCGAGCGCCTCTTGACGCCCAAGATGGCGCTGACTGCCGCTGAGTACCTCGCTTTCGAGCACGACTACCACGTGCTGGTCATCCTCACCGACATGACCAACTACTGCGAGGCGCTGCGCGAAATCGGTGGGGCGCGCGAGGAGATCCCCGGGCGCCGCGGTTACCCCGGGTACATGTACACCGACCTCGCCTCGATCTACGAGCGCGCCGGGGTCGTCGAGGGGCGCAAAGGCTCGGTGACGCAGCTGCCGATCCTGACGATGCCCGACGACGACGTGACGCACCCCATCCCCGACCTGACGGGGTACATCACCGAGGGGCAGATCTACCTGGCGCGCAACCTCCACTCGCAGGGCATCTACCCGCCCATCAACCCCGGCCCCAGCCTGTCGCGGCTCATGAATAACGGGATCGGCAAGGGCAAGACGCGCGCCGACCACAAAAACATCGCCGACCAGCTCCAGTCGGCCTACGCCAACGGCCTCGACCTGCGGCGGTTGGTGGCGATCACCGGTGAGGACGCCCTGTCGGAGAACGACAAGCTCTACCTCAAGTTCGCCGACGCCTTTGAAAAGCACTTTATCAACCAGGGCTCCGAGGACCGCTCCATCGAGCAGTCGCTCGACATCGCCTGGTCGATCCTGTCGATGCTGCCCAAGAGCGAGCTCACCCGGCTCTCGCGCGACCAGATCGACAAGTACTACGGCGCCAAGATGGACGAGCTGTGGGGAGCGCGAAAGGGCATCTAG
- a CDS encoding V-type ATP synthase subunit A yields the protein MMGARMFDIVRVGNEKLVGEIIRLDGDTAFVQVYEETGGLKVGEPVVSTGLPLAVELGPGMLNGIFDGIQRPLDKINEASGTYIDRGITVNSLSRETKWAFTPQVSVGDEVKGGQAIGTVPEFSFTHKILVPPNVSGKIKTIVGKGEYTVEDVIATLEDGTELKLYHAWPVRQARPVQQKLDPVTPFLTGMRILDVLFPLTMGGTAAIPGPFGSGKTVTQQSIAKYGNADIVVYVGCGERGNEMTDVLVEFPELEDPQTGNPLMHRTVLIANTSNMPVAAREASIYTGITLAEYFRDQGYRVSVMADSTSRWAEALREIASRLEEMPAEEGYPPYLASRLAAFYERGGRVTTLAGEQGAVSIIGAVSPAGGDFSEPVTQSTLRITGCFWALDASLARRRHFPAINWNRSYTLFADILEPWYRENVAEDYPELRAQAVALLQREAELQEVVQLVGPDALQDNERLIIEIGRILRQDFLQQNGFDPVDASCSLSKAYGMLQMIIALNDQARRALDAGATVDDVLKSPVIERVNRARYVPEDEFAAYKEATLKEIAQGFAVAA from the coding sequence ATGATGGGCGCGCGCATGTTCGACATCGTGCGCGTCGGTAACGAAAAGCTTGTCGGCGAGATTATCCGTCTCGACGGCGACACCGCCTTCGTGCAGGTGTACGAGGAGACGGGGGGTCTCAAGGTCGGCGAACCCGTGGTGTCGACCGGTCTGCCGCTCGCGGTCGAGCTCGGGCCGGGGATGCTCAACGGGATCTTCGACGGTATTCAGCGCCCCTTGGATAAGATCAACGAAGCTTCGGGCACCTATATCGACCGCGGCATCACCGTCAACTCGCTTTCGCGCGAGACGAAGTGGGCGTTTACCCCGCAGGTCTCGGTCGGCGACGAGGTCAAGGGGGGGCAGGCCATCGGCACCGTCCCCGAGTTCTCCTTTACCCACAAGATCCTCGTACCGCCCAACGTCTCGGGCAAGATCAAGACGATCGTCGGCAAGGGCGAGTACACCGTCGAGGATGTGATCGCGACCCTCGAAGACGGCACCGAGCTCAAGCTCTACCACGCCTGGCCCGTGCGGCAGGCGCGGCCGGTGCAGCAAAAGCTCGACCCCGTGACCCCCTTTTTAACGGGGATGCGCATCCTAGACGTGCTCTTCCCGCTCACCATGGGGGGGACCGCCGCCATTCCAGGTCCCTTTGGTTCGGGTAAGACCGTCACCCAGCAGTCGATCGCCAAGTACGGCAACGCCGACATCGTGGTCTACGTCGGCTGCGGGGAGCGCGGCAACGAGATGACGGACGTTCTGGTCGAGTTCCCCGAGCTCGAGGACCCGCAGACCGGCAACCCGCTGATGCACCGCACGGTCTTGATCGCCAACACCTCGAACATGCCGGTAGCGGCCCGCGAGGCGAGCATCTACACCGGGATCACCCTCGCCGAGTACTTCCGCGACCAGGGCTACCGCGTCTCGGTCATGGCCGACTCGACGAGCCGCTGGGCCGAAGCGCTCCGCGAGATCGCCTCGCGCCTCGAAGAGATGCCCGCTGAGGAGGGTTACCCGCCCTACCTGGCCTCGCGCCTCGCCGCCTTCTACGAGCGTGGGGGGCGCGTGACGACGCTCGCCGGCGAGCAGGGGGCGGTGTCGATCATCGGCGCGGTGTCACCCGCCGGTGGGGACTTCTCCGAACCCGTCACCCAGTCGACGCTGCGCATCACCGGTTGCTTCTGGGCGCTCGACGCCTCCTTGGCGCGCCGCCGCCACTTCCCGGCGATCAACTGGAACCGCTCGTACACGCTCTTCGCCGACATCTTAGAGCCCTGGTACCGCGAAAACGTCGCCGAGGACTACCCCGAGCTGCGCGCCCAAGCGGTCGCGCTCTTGCAGCGCGAAGCGGAGCTGCAGGAGGTCGTGCAGCTCGTCGGGCCGGACGCGCTGCAGGACAACGAGCGGCTTATTATCGAGATCGGCCGCATCTTGCGCCAAGACTTTTTGCAGCAAAACGGTTTCGACCCGGTCGACGCCTCGTGCTCGCTCAGCAAAGCCTACGGGATGCTGCAGATGATCATCGCGCTAAACGATCAGGCGCGGCGGGCGTTGGACGCCGGCGCTACCGTCGACGACGTGCTTAAAAGCCCCGTCATCGAGCGCGTCAACCGCGCGCGCTACGTACCCGAAGACGAGTTCGCCGCCTACAAAGAGGCCACCCTCAAAGAGATCGCTCAAGGCTTCGCCGTCGCCGCCTAA
- a CDS encoding V-type ATP synthase subunit F has product MIVLTDSDTASGFRLAGVEVREATPENAQEVLDELILSDAYGLVAVDEGLIADPNRSSARTMRGRELPVLLTMPSLGAAFDEGADATDYMKQLVRSAIGFDVKLE; this is encoded by the coding sequence ATGATCGTACTAACCGACAGTGACACCGCCTCGGGTTTCCGGTTGGCGGGGGTCGAGGTGCGCGAGGCGACCCCGGAAAACGCGCAAGAGGTGCTCGACGAGCTGATCCTCTCCGACGCCTACGGGCTCGTGGCGGTCGACGAGGGGCTTATCGCCGACCCCAACCGTTCGTCGGCGCGCACCATGCGGGGGCGTGAGCTGCCCGTGCTACTTACCATGCCGAGCCTCGGCGCCGCGTTTGACGAGGGCGCCGACGCCACGGACTACATGAAACAGCTTGTGCGGAGCGCGATCGGCTTCGACGTCAAGCTCGAGTAA
- a CDS encoding V-type ATPase subunit, with product MPADFGYINARVRGLKAQLLAPEFYTDALGASDFRAFLNALSQTPYGRELEEAQARYGGGLGAVDEALGRSFYSTTRTLLSVADGLPERLLKLLLLRYDLHNLKAIARAKHAEREAEDVTGALMPAGALKPAVLENIAAAPDLSAAAQALAITGHPLGRAFSQASARYASEGDLYAFELALDRAYFEVLIAEAASGDFPADFVRYVQREIDATNIRTALKVQGTGEVSADELFVRGGKEVRRATFESLLAGDTQALANTSFAAVAEAGGLTEAEEILRGALESAARKLYLRDPLGVGVVLHYLRLRETEAAKLRLLARGKFYGVPRAQLEQELGSA from the coding sequence GTGCCCGCGGACTTCGGCTACATCAACGCCCGCGTGCGCGGCCTTAAAGCGCAGCTTTTAGCGCCCGAGTTCTACACCGACGCGCTCGGCGCCTCCGACTTTCGGGCGTTTTTAAACGCGCTTTCGCAGACCCCTTACGGGCGCGAGCTCGAGGAGGCGCAGGCGCGCTACGGTGGGGGCCTGGGCGCTGTCGACGAGGCGCTCGGGCGGAGCTTTTACAGCACCACCCGCACGCTGCTTAGCGTCGCCGACGGTCTGCCGGAGCGCCTGTTAAAGCTCCTGCTGCTGCGCTACGACCTGCACAACCTTAAAGCGATCGCGCGCGCGAAGCACGCCGAGCGCGAAGCGGAGGACGTCACGGGGGCGCTCATGCCGGCCGGCGCGTTAAAGCCCGCGGTGCTCGAGAACATCGCCGCCGCCCCCGACCTGAGCGCGGCGGCGCAGGCGCTCGCCATCACGGGGCACCCGCTCGGCCGCGCCTTTTCGCAGGCGTCGGCGCGCTACGCCTCAGAGGGTGACCTCTACGCCTTTGAGCTCGCGCTCGACCGCGCCTACTTCGAGGTGCTCATCGCCGAAGCCGCGTCGGGGGACTTTCCGGCCGACTTCGTCCGCTACGTCCAGCGCGAGATCGACGCGACGAACATCCGCACCGCCCTTAAAGTGCAGGGTACCGGCGAGGTCTCCGCCGACGAGCTCTTCGTGCGGGGTGGCAAAGAGGTGCGCCGCGCGACCTTTGAGAGCCTCCTGGCGGGCGACACGCAGGCGCTCGCGAACACGAGCTTCGCCGCCGTCGCCGAGGCGGGTGGTCTGACCGAAGCCGAGGAGATCTTGCGCGGCGCGCTCGAGAGCGCTGCCCGCAAGCTCTACCTGCGCGACCCTCTGGGCGTCGGTGTGGTGCTGCACTACCTGCGCCTGCGCGAGACGGAGGCGGCGAAGCTCAGGCTCTTGGCGCGTGGCAAGTTCTACGGTGTGCCGCGCGCGCAGCTCGAACAGGAGCTCGGCAGTGCCTAG
- a CDS encoding V-type ATP synthase subunit E, with protein MANLTALLEKEASAEIDTILSEAHARASEIVAQAEEEARALTAQGERLAQTQAEASKVRAKSAAQLEAASLRLRAQHEAVEGVFSAVEAELRSLIKNGRRYGAVFEALFNEALEALGGPERLAKVFVHPDDAARARKLAEGRGLADKVEADESVQGGVKLQATSNVTVENTLFDRLRAAREELASEVSKLLMAEPEGEGAQGSAQGA; from the coding sequence ATGGCCAATCTTACGGCGCTGCTTGAAAAGGAAGCGAGCGCGGAGATTGACACCATCCTCTCCGAGGCGCATGCGCGCGCCTCGGAGATTGTCGCTCAAGCCGAAGAGGAGGCGAGAGCGCTGACCGCTCAGGGGGAGCGCCTAGCGCAGACGCAGGCGGAGGCTTCGAAGGTGCGCGCGAAAAGCGCCGCGCAGCTCGAGGCCGCGTCGTTGCGACTGCGGGCGCAACACGAGGCGGTCGAGGGGGTCTTCTCGGCGGTCGAAGCCGAGCTCCGTTCGCTCATCAAAAATGGTCGCCGCTATGGCGCTGTCTTCGAGGCGCTCTTTAACGAGGCGCTCGAGGCGCTCGGCGGCCCCGAACGCCTCGCCAAGGTCTTCGTGCACCCAGACGACGCCGCGCGCGCGCGCAAGCTCGCCGAGGGGCGCGGTCTGGCCGACAAGGTCGAGGCCGACGAGAGCGTGCAGGGGGGGGTCAAGCTCCAAGCGACCTCCAACGTCACGGTCGAAAACACCCTCTTCGACCGCCTCCGGGCGGCGCGGGAGGAGCTCGCGTCGGAGGTCTCCAAGCTCCTCATGGCTGAGCCCGAAGGAGAGGGCGCGCAGGGGTCTGCGCAAGGGGCGTAG